One stretch of Nycticebus coucang isolate mNycCou1 chromosome 7, mNycCou1.pri, whole genome shotgun sequence DNA includes these proteins:
- the CARF gene encoding calcium-responsive transcription factor isoform X2, whose product MKQSNDSLRVNHNDNEESKTDAPVFEHLICMDSKDSSFERNDTPIVLPITTPEANHSLTSQNIPGPLTQTQTLSAEQFHLVDQNGQPIEYELKALGDSNAQMMIVASPSENGQVLRVIPSTQTGTAQVILPQGQLVDVKSPQDISEEKPSDRNLTTGRINALADNPSSYILHPQTCLTLPKKSVTRMPEEPFLAPLQPLSCNTPVWACRLRSCEKIGDSYRGYCISETELESILTFHKQQTQTVWGTRQSPSPAKPATRLMWKSQYVPYDGIPFVNAGSRAVVMECQYGPRRKGFQLKKINEQESRACQLYKATCPARIYIKKVQKFPEYRVPTDPKIDKKIIRMEQEKAFNMLKKNMVDAGGVLRKFVEREMFKPDEVPERHNLSFFPTVNDIKNHIHEVQKSLRNGDMIYNSEIIPATLQWTTDNGNILRETVTVTFAEGNSPEESVTTKVETNQTGGSLSPESTHLHSALSSFQPRVFTQLQDLQLQPRFTSPDGSPALLSVNNHPSSSPSRLLDSVGSAVMNNNSLLLGQSQSLETDTCLTQNSTTASTMGNLPGPDQNLLAMDQLVEVDDIEDTGNMEGTVHQILLGDVQTIPIQIIDNHPTLIEENPEGIISVSQVKQEPKEPALSMERKRNMDCKKLSAT is encoded by the exons ATGAAACAGTCTAATGATTCGCTAAGAGTCAACCATAATGATAATGAAGAGTCAAAAACAGATGCTCCGGTATTTGAG catcTAATCTGTATGGACTCCAAGGATTCTTCCTTTGAACGAAATGATACTCCCATAGTTTTACCCATCACTACTCCGGAAGCAAATCATTCACTCACATCACAGAATATACCAGGGCCCTTGACTCAGACCCAGACCCTTTCTGCAGAGCAATTCCATCTAGTTGACCAAAATGGGCAACCTATTGAATATGAACTTAAAGCACTGGGGGATTCTAATGCACAAATG ATGATCGTTGCCAGCCCATCAGAAAATGGACAGGTACTTCGTGTAATTCCATCTACTCAGACAGGAACGGCACAAGTGATTTTACCTCAGGGGCAGCTTGTGGATGTGAAAAGTCCTCAGG ATATCTCTGAAGAGAAACCCAGTGACAGAAACTTAACAACTGGAAGAATAAATGCTTTAGCAGACAATCCAAGTAGTTACATTCTTCATCCACAAACATGCCTCACATTGCCCAAAAAGTCAGTGACCAG AATGCCTGAAGAACCTTTTCTAGCTCCTCTTCAGCCCCTTTCTTGTAACACACCTGTATGGGCCTGTCGTCTTAGGAGCTGTGAG AAAATTGGAGATTCATATCGTGGCTACTGTATAAGTGAGACTGAATTAGAAAGTATTCTGACATTTCATAAGCAACAAACACAGACTGTTTGGGGGACCCGCCAGTCTCCAAGCCCAGCCAAGCCTGCTACACGCTTAATGTGGAAATCCCAGTATGTCCCATATGATGGAATCCCATTTGTCAATGCAG GGAGTAGAGCTGTGGTAATGGAGTGTCAGTATGGGCCAAGGAGAAAAGGTttccagttaaaaaaaatcaatgagcaGGAAAGCAGGGCCTGTCAGCTCTACAAAGCCACTTGTCCAGCTCG GATTTACATTAAAAAGGTACAGAAGTTTCCTGAATACAGAGTTCCTACAGACCCCAAAATtgataagaaaataatcagaatggAGCAAGAGAAAGCCTTTAATATGCTAAAGAAGAACATGGTAGATGCTGGTGGTGTTCTTAG AAAGTTTGTTGAAAGGGAAATGTTCAAACCTGATGAGGTACCTGAAAggcataatttatctttttttccaacTGTAAATGATATAAAAAATCACATCCATGAAGTACAGAAATCCTTGAGAAATGGAGATATGATATATAACTCAGAGATTATTCCAGCAACG cTTCAGTGGACTACAGATAATGGGAATATTCTCAGAGAAACTGTGACAGTTACATTTGCAGAAG GAAATTCACCAGAAGAATCTGTTACTACCAAAGTGGAAACAAATCAGACAGGAGGTTCTTTGTCTCCTGAGTCAACCCACTTGCACTCTGCACTTTCCTCATTTCAGCCAAGAGTATTTACACAACTACAG GATTTGCAGTTACAACCAAGGTTCACCTCACCTGATGGATCACCGGCTCTGCTATCAGTAAATAACCACCCTTCCTCCAGTCCTTCAAGGCTTTTGGATTCAGTAGGAAGTGCTGTAATGAATAATAATTCTCTACTGCTTGGTCAAAGTCAAAGCCTTGAAACAGATACATGTCTAACCCAAAACAGTACTACTGCCTCTACCATGGGTAACCTTCCAGGACCAGATCAAAATCTACTTGCAATGGATCAACTAGTAGAAGTTGATGATATTGAGGATACAGGAAATATGGAAGGAACTGTTCATCAGATTCTGTTGGGAGATGTGCAGACCATTCCAATACAGATTATAGACAACCATCCAACTCTTA TTGAAGAAAATCCAGAAGGTATCATTTCTGTGAGCCAAGTTAAGCAAGAACCCAAAGAACCAGCATTAtctatggaaagaaaaagaaatatggactGTAAAAAATTATCTGCTACATAA
- the CARF gene encoding calcium-responsive transcription factor isoform X5 — MTNISEEKPSDRNLTTGRINALADNPSSYILHPQTCLTLPKKSVTRMPEEPFLAPLQPLSCNTPVWACRLRSCEKIGDSYRGYCISETELESILTFHKQQTQTVWGTRQSPSPAKPATRLMWKSQYVPYDGIPFVNAGSRAVVMECQYGPRRKGFQLKKINEQESRACQLYKATCPARIYIKKVQKFPEYRVPTDPKIDKKIIRMEQEKAFNMLKKNMVDAGGVLRWYVQLPTQQAHQYHELETPCLPLPPSPFPISSLEEEETSVRDENCALPSRLHPQVAHKIQELVSQGIEQVYAVRKQLRKFVEREMFKPDEVPERHNLSFFPTVNDIKNHIHEVQKSLRNGDMIYNSEIIPATLQWTTDNGNILRETVTVTFAEGNSPEESVTTKVETNQTGGSLSPESTHLHSALSSFQPRVFTQLQDLQLQPRFTSPDGSPALLSVNNHPSSSPSRLLDSVGSAVMNNNSLLLGQSQSLETDTCLTQNSTTASTMGNLPGPDQNLLAMDQLVEVDDIEDTGNMEGTVHQILLGDVQTIPIQIIDNHPTLIEENPEGIISVSQVKQEPKEPALSMERKRNMDCKKLSAT; from the exons ATGACCA ATATCTCTGAAGAGAAACCCAGTGACAGAAACTTAACAACTGGAAGAATAAATGCTTTAGCAGACAATCCAAGTAGTTACATTCTTCATCCACAAACATGCCTCACATTGCCCAAAAAGTCAGTGACCAG AATGCCTGAAGAACCTTTTCTAGCTCCTCTTCAGCCCCTTTCTTGTAACACACCTGTATGGGCCTGTCGTCTTAGGAGCTGTGAG AAAATTGGAGATTCATATCGTGGCTACTGTATAAGTGAGACTGAATTAGAAAGTATTCTGACATTTCATAAGCAACAAACACAGACTGTTTGGGGGACCCGCCAGTCTCCAAGCCCAGCCAAGCCTGCTACACGCTTAATGTGGAAATCCCAGTATGTCCCATATGATGGAATCCCATTTGTCAATGCAG GGAGTAGAGCTGTGGTAATGGAGTGTCAGTATGGGCCAAGGAGAAAAGGTttccagttaaaaaaaatcaatgagcaGGAAAGCAGGGCCTGTCAGCTCTACAAAGCCACTTGTCCAGCTCG GATTTACATTAAAAAGGTACAGAAGTTTCCTGAATACAGAGTTCCTACAGACCCCAAAATtgataagaaaataatcagaatggAGCAAGAGAAAGCCTTTAATATGCTAAAGAAGAACATGGTAGATGCTGGTGGTGTTCTTAG atggTATGTACAGTTACCTACACAGCAAGCTCATCAGTATCATGAATTAGAGACTCCCTGCCTCCCTTTGCCACCTTCCCCTTTTCCTATCTCTTCtcttgaagaagaagaaacttcAGTTAGAGATGAGAATTGTGCACTACCCTCACGTTTACATCCTCAAGTAGCACATAAGATTCAAGAATTAGTATCACAGGGAATAGAACAAGTATATGCAGTAAGGAAACAGCTAAG AAAGTTTGTTGAAAGGGAAATGTTCAAACCTGATGAGGTACCTGAAAggcataatttatctttttttccaacTGTAAATGATATAAAAAATCACATCCATGAAGTACAGAAATCCTTGAGAAATGGAGATATGATATATAACTCAGAGATTATTCCAGCAACG cTTCAGTGGACTACAGATAATGGGAATATTCTCAGAGAAACTGTGACAGTTACATTTGCAGAAG GAAATTCACCAGAAGAATCTGTTACTACCAAAGTGGAAACAAATCAGACAGGAGGTTCTTTGTCTCCTGAGTCAACCCACTTGCACTCTGCACTTTCCTCATTTCAGCCAAGAGTATTTACACAACTACAG GATTTGCAGTTACAACCAAGGTTCACCTCACCTGATGGATCACCGGCTCTGCTATCAGTAAATAACCACCCTTCCTCCAGTCCTTCAAGGCTTTTGGATTCAGTAGGAAGTGCTGTAATGAATAATAATTCTCTACTGCTTGGTCAAAGTCAAAGCCTTGAAACAGATACATGTCTAACCCAAAACAGTACTACTGCCTCTACCATGGGTAACCTTCCAGGACCAGATCAAAATCTACTTGCAATGGATCAACTAGTAGAAGTTGATGATATTGAGGATACAGGAAATATGGAAGGAACTGTTCATCAGATTCTGTTGGGAGATGTGCAGACCATTCCAATACAGATTATAGACAACCATCCAACTCTTA TTGAAGAAAATCCAGAAGGTATCATTTCTGTGAGCCAAGTTAAGCAAGAACCCAAAGAACCAGCATTAtctatggaaagaaaaagaaatatggactGTAAAAAATTATCTGCTACATAA
- the CARF gene encoding calcium-responsive transcription factor isoform X4, which translates to MIVASPSENGQVLRVIPSTQTGTAQVILPQGQLVDVKSPQDISEEKPSDRNLTTGRINALADNPSSYILHPQTCLTLPKKSVTRMPEEPFLAPLQPLSCNTPVWACRLRSCEKIGDSYRGYCISETELESILTFHKQQTQTVWGTRQSPSPAKPATRLMWKSQYVPYDGIPFVNAGSRAVVMECQYGPRRKGFQLKKINEQESRACQLYKATCPARIYIKKVQKFPEYRVPTDPKIDKKIIRMEQEKAFNMLKKNMVDAGGVLRWYVQLPTQQAHQYHELETPCLPLPPSPFPISSLEEEETSVRDENCALPSRLHPQVAHKIQELVSQGIEQVYAVRKQLRKFVEREMFKPDEVPERHNLSFFPTVNDIKNHIHEVQKSLRNGDMIYNSEIIPATLQWTTDNGNILRETVTVTFAEGNSPEESVTTKVETNQTGGSLSPESTHLHSALSSFQPRVFTQLQDLQLQPRFTSPDGSPALLSVNNHPSSSPSRLLDSVGSAVMNNNSLLLGQSQSLETDTCLTQNSTTASTMGNLPGPDQNLLAMDQLVEVDDIEDTGNMEGTVHQILLGDVQTIPIQIIDNHPTLIEENPEGIISVSQVKQEPKEPALSMERKRNMDCKKLSAT; encoded by the exons ATGATCGTTGCCAGCCCATCAGAAAATGGACAGGTACTTCGTGTAATTCCATCTACTCAGACAGGAACGGCACAAGTGATTTTACCTCAGGGGCAGCTTGTGGATGTGAAAAGTCCTCAGG ATATCTCTGAAGAGAAACCCAGTGACAGAAACTTAACAACTGGAAGAATAAATGCTTTAGCAGACAATCCAAGTAGTTACATTCTTCATCCACAAACATGCCTCACATTGCCCAAAAAGTCAGTGACCAG AATGCCTGAAGAACCTTTTCTAGCTCCTCTTCAGCCCCTTTCTTGTAACACACCTGTATGGGCCTGTCGTCTTAGGAGCTGTGAG AAAATTGGAGATTCATATCGTGGCTACTGTATAAGTGAGACTGAATTAGAAAGTATTCTGACATTTCATAAGCAACAAACACAGACTGTTTGGGGGACCCGCCAGTCTCCAAGCCCAGCCAAGCCTGCTACACGCTTAATGTGGAAATCCCAGTATGTCCCATATGATGGAATCCCATTTGTCAATGCAG GGAGTAGAGCTGTGGTAATGGAGTGTCAGTATGGGCCAAGGAGAAAAGGTttccagttaaaaaaaatcaatgagcaGGAAAGCAGGGCCTGTCAGCTCTACAAAGCCACTTGTCCAGCTCG GATTTACATTAAAAAGGTACAGAAGTTTCCTGAATACAGAGTTCCTACAGACCCCAAAATtgataagaaaataatcagaatggAGCAAGAGAAAGCCTTTAATATGCTAAAGAAGAACATGGTAGATGCTGGTGGTGTTCTTAG atggTATGTACAGTTACCTACACAGCAAGCTCATCAGTATCATGAATTAGAGACTCCCTGCCTCCCTTTGCCACCTTCCCCTTTTCCTATCTCTTCtcttgaagaagaagaaacttcAGTTAGAGATGAGAATTGTGCACTACCCTCACGTTTACATCCTCAAGTAGCACATAAGATTCAAGAATTAGTATCACAGGGAATAGAACAAGTATATGCAGTAAGGAAACAGCTAAG AAAGTTTGTTGAAAGGGAAATGTTCAAACCTGATGAGGTACCTGAAAggcataatttatctttttttccaacTGTAAATGATATAAAAAATCACATCCATGAAGTACAGAAATCCTTGAGAAATGGAGATATGATATATAACTCAGAGATTATTCCAGCAACG cTTCAGTGGACTACAGATAATGGGAATATTCTCAGAGAAACTGTGACAGTTACATTTGCAGAAG GAAATTCACCAGAAGAATCTGTTACTACCAAAGTGGAAACAAATCAGACAGGAGGTTCTTTGTCTCCTGAGTCAACCCACTTGCACTCTGCACTTTCCTCATTTCAGCCAAGAGTATTTACACAACTACAG GATTTGCAGTTACAACCAAGGTTCACCTCACCTGATGGATCACCGGCTCTGCTATCAGTAAATAACCACCCTTCCTCCAGTCCTTCAAGGCTTTTGGATTCAGTAGGAAGTGCTGTAATGAATAATAATTCTCTACTGCTTGGTCAAAGTCAAAGCCTTGAAACAGATACATGTCTAACCCAAAACAGTACTACTGCCTCTACCATGGGTAACCTTCCAGGACCAGATCAAAATCTACTTGCAATGGATCAACTAGTAGAAGTTGATGATATTGAGGATACAGGAAATATGGAAGGAACTGTTCATCAGATTCTGTTGGGAGATGTGCAGACCATTCCAATACAGATTATAGACAACCATCCAACTCTTA TTGAAGAAAATCCAGAAGGTATCATTTCTGTGAGCCAAGTTAAGCAAGAACCCAAAGAACCAGCATTAtctatggaaagaaaaagaaatatggactGTAAAAAATTATCTGCTACATAA
- the CARF gene encoding calcium-responsive transcription factor isoform X3 codes for MDKSTMDEELLEESRMIVASPSENGQVLRVIPSTQTGTAQVILPQGQLVDVKSPQDISEEKPSDRNLTTGRINALADNPSSYILHPQTCLTLPKKSVTRMPEEPFLAPLQPLSCNTPVWACRLRSCEKIGDSYRGYCISETELESILTFHKQQTQTVWGTRQSPSPAKPATRLMWKSQYVPYDGIPFVNAGSRAVVMECQYGPRRKGFQLKKINEQESRACQLYKATCPARIYIKKVQKFPEYRVPTDPKIDKKIIRMEQEKAFNMLKKNMVDAGGVLRWYVQLPTQQAHQYHELETPCLPLPPSPFPISSLEEEETSVRDENCALPSRLHPQVAHKIQELVSQGIEQVYAVRKQLRKFVEREMFKPDEVPERHNLSFFPTVNDIKNHIHEVQKSLRNGDMIYNSEIIPATLQWTTDNGNILRETVTVTFAEGNSPEESVTTKVETNQTGGSLSPESTHLHSALSSFQPRVFTQLQDLQLQPRFTSPDGSPALLSVNNHPSSSPSRLLDSVGSAVMNNNSLLLGQSQSLETDTCLTQNSTTASTMGNLPGPDQNLLAMDQLVEVDDIEDTGNMEGTVHQILLGDVQTIPIQIIDNHPTLIEENPEGIISVSQVKQEPKEPALSMERKRNMDCKKLSAT; via the exons ATGGATAAATCTACAATGGATGAAGAGCTTTTGGAGGAAAGCAGG ATGATCGTTGCCAGCCCATCAGAAAATGGACAGGTACTTCGTGTAATTCCATCTACTCAGACAGGAACGGCACAAGTGATTTTACCTCAGGGGCAGCTTGTGGATGTGAAAAGTCCTCAGG ATATCTCTGAAGAGAAACCCAGTGACAGAAACTTAACAACTGGAAGAATAAATGCTTTAGCAGACAATCCAAGTAGTTACATTCTTCATCCACAAACATGCCTCACATTGCCCAAAAAGTCAGTGACCAG AATGCCTGAAGAACCTTTTCTAGCTCCTCTTCAGCCCCTTTCTTGTAACACACCTGTATGGGCCTGTCGTCTTAGGAGCTGTGAG AAAATTGGAGATTCATATCGTGGCTACTGTATAAGTGAGACTGAATTAGAAAGTATTCTGACATTTCATAAGCAACAAACACAGACTGTTTGGGGGACCCGCCAGTCTCCAAGCCCAGCCAAGCCTGCTACACGCTTAATGTGGAAATCCCAGTATGTCCCATATGATGGAATCCCATTTGTCAATGCAG GGAGTAGAGCTGTGGTAATGGAGTGTCAGTATGGGCCAAGGAGAAAAGGTttccagttaaaaaaaatcaatgagcaGGAAAGCAGGGCCTGTCAGCTCTACAAAGCCACTTGTCCAGCTCG GATTTACATTAAAAAGGTACAGAAGTTTCCTGAATACAGAGTTCCTACAGACCCCAAAATtgataagaaaataatcagaatggAGCAAGAGAAAGCCTTTAATATGCTAAAGAAGAACATGGTAGATGCTGGTGGTGTTCTTAG atggTATGTACAGTTACCTACACAGCAAGCTCATCAGTATCATGAATTAGAGACTCCCTGCCTCCCTTTGCCACCTTCCCCTTTTCCTATCTCTTCtcttgaagaagaagaaacttcAGTTAGAGATGAGAATTGTGCACTACCCTCACGTTTACATCCTCAAGTAGCACATAAGATTCAAGAATTAGTATCACAGGGAATAGAACAAGTATATGCAGTAAGGAAACAGCTAAG AAAGTTTGTTGAAAGGGAAATGTTCAAACCTGATGAGGTACCTGAAAggcataatttatctttttttccaacTGTAAATGATATAAAAAATCACATCCATGAAGTACAGAAATCCTTGAGAAATGGAGATATGATATATAACTCAGAGATTATTCCAGCAACG cTTCAGTGGACTACAGATAATGGGAATATTCTCAGAGAAACTGTGACAGTTACATTTGCAGAAG GAAATTCACCAGAAGAATCTGTTACTACCAAAGTGGAAACAAATCAGACAGGAGGTTCTTTGTCTCCTGAGTCAACCCACTTGCACTCTGCACTTTCCTCATTTCAGCCAAGAGTATTTACACAACTACAG GATTTGCAGTTACAACCAAGGTTCACCTCACCTGATGGATCACCGGCTCTGCTATCAGTAAATAACCACCCTTCCTCCAGTCCTTCAAGGCTTTTGGATTCAGTAGGAAGTGCTGTAATGAATAATAATTCTCTACTGCTTGGTCAAAGTCAAAGCCTTGAAACAGATACATGTCTAACCCAAAACAGTACTACTGCCTCTACCATGGGTAACCTTCCAGGACCAGATCAAAATCTACTTGCAATGGATCAACTAGTAGAAGTTGATGATATTGAGGATACAGGAAATATGGAAGGAACTGTTCATCAGATTCTGTTGGGAGATGTGCAGACCATTCCAATACAGATTATAGACAACCATCCAACTCTTA TTGAAGAAAATCCAGAAGGTATCATTTCTGTGAGCCAAGTTAAGCAAGAACCCAAAGAACCAGCATTAtctatggaaagaaaaagaaatatggactGTAAAAAATTATCTGCTACATAA
- the CARF gene encoding calcium-responsive transcription factor isoform X1 — MKQSNDSLRVNHNDNEESKTDAPVFEHLICMDSKDSSFERNDTPIVLPITTPEANHSLTSQNIPGPLTQTQTLSAEQFHLVDQNGQPIEYELKALGDSNAQMMIVASPSENGQVLRVIPSTQTGTAQVILPQGQLVDVKSPQDISEEKPSDRNLTTGRINALADNPSSYILHPQTCLTLPKKSVTRMPEEPFLAPLQPLSCNTPVWACRLRSCEKIGDSYRGYCISETELESILTFHKQQTQTVWGTRQSPSPAKPATRLMWKSQYVPYDGIPFVNAGSRAVVMECQYGPRRKGFQLKKINEQESRACQLYKATCPARIYIKKVQKFPEYRVPTDPKIDKKIIRMEQEKAFNMLKKNMVDAGGVLRWYVQLPTQQAHQYHELETPCLPLPPSPFPISSLEEEETSVRDENCALPSRLHPQVAHKIQELVSQGIEQVYAVRKQLRKFVEREMFKPDEVPERHNLSFFPTVNDIKNHIHEVQKSLRNGDMIYNSEIIPATLQWTTDNGNILRETVTVTFAEGNSPEESVTTKVETNQTGGSLSPESTHLHSALSSFQPRVFTQLQDLQLQPRFTSPDGSPALLSVNNHPSSSPSRLLDSVGSAVMNNNSLLLGQSQSLETDTCLTQNSTTASTMGNLPGPDQNLLAMDQLVEVDDIEDTGNMEGTVHQILLGDVQTIPIQIIDNHPTLIEENPEGIISVSQVKQEPKEPALSMERKRNMDCKKLSAT; from the exons ATGAAACAGTCTAATGATTCGCTAAGAGTCAACCATAATGATAATGAAGAGTCAAAAACAGATGCTCCGGTATTTGAG catcTAATCTGTATGGACTCCAAGGATTCTTCCTTTGAACGAAATGATACTCCCATAGTTTTACCCATCACTACTCCGGAAGCAAATCATTCACTCACATCACAGAATATACCAGGGCCCTTGACTCAGACCCAGACCCTTTCTGCAGAGCAATTCCATCTAGTTGACCAAAATGGGCAACCTATTGAATATGAACTTAAAGCACTGGGGGATTCTAATGCACAAATG ATGATCGTTGCCAGCCCATCAGAAAATGGACAGGTACTTCGTGTAATTCCATCTACTCAGACAGGAACGGCACAAGTGATTTTACCTCAGGGGCAGCTTGTGGATGTGAAAAGTCCTCAGG ATATCTCTGAAGAGAAACCCAGTGACAGAAACTTAACAACTGGAAGAATAAATGCTTTAGCAGACAATCCAAGTAGTTACATTCTTCATCCACAAACATGCCTCACATTGCCCAAAAAGTCAGTGACCAG AATGCCTGAAGAACCTTTTCTAGCTCCTCTTCAGCCCCTTTCTTGTAACACACCTGTATGGGCCTGTCGTCTTAGGAGCTGTGAG AAAATTGGAGATTCATATCGTGGCTACTGTATAAGTGAGACTGAATTAGAAAGTATTCTGACATTTCATAAGCAACAAACACAGACTGTTTGGGGGACCCGCCAGTCTCCAAGCCCAGCCAAGCCTGCTACACGCTTAATGTGGAAATCCCAGTATGTCCCATATGATGGAATCCCATTTGTCAATGCAG GGAGTAGAGCTGTGGTAATGGAGTGTCAGTATGGGCCAAGGAGAAAAGGTttccagttaaaaaaaatcaatgagcaGGAAAGCAGGGCCTGTCAGCTCTACAAAGCCACTTGTCCAGCTCG GATTTACATTAAAAAGGTACAGAAGTTTCCTGAATACAGAGTTCCTACAGACCCCAAAATtgataagaaaataatcagaatggAGCAAGAGAAAGCCTTTAATATGCTAAAGAAGAACATGGTAGATGCTGGTGGTGTTCTTAG atggTATGTACAGTTACCTACACAGCAAGCTCATCAGTATCATGAATTAGAGACTCCCTGCCTCCCTTTGCCACCTTCCCCTTTTCCTATCTCTTCtcttgaagaagaagaaacttcAGTTAGAGATGAGAATTGTGCACTACCCTCACGTTTACATCCTCAAGTAGCACATAAGATTCAAGAATTAGTATCACAGGGAATAGAACAAGTATATGCAGTAAGGAAACAGCTAAG AAAGTTTGTTGAAAGGGAAATGTTCAAACCTGATGAGGTACCTGAAAggcataatttatctttttttccaacTGTAAATGATATAAAAAATCACATCCATGAAGTACAGAAATCCTTGAGAAATGGAGATATGATATATAACTCAGAGATTATTCCAGCAACG cTTCAGTGGACTACAGATAATGGGAATATTCTCAGAGAAACTGTGACAGTTACATTTGCAGAAG GAAATTCACCAGAAGAATCTGTTACTACCAAAGTGGAAACAAATCAGACAGGAGGTTCTTTGTCTCCTGAGTCAACCCACTTGCACTCTGCACTTTCCTCATTTCAGCCAAGAGTATTTACACAACTACAG GATTTGCAGTTACAACCAAGGTTCACCTCACCTGATGGATCACCGGCTCTGCTATCAGTAAATAACCACCCTTCCTCCAGTCCTTCAAGGCTTTTGGATTCAGTAGGAAGTGCTGTAATGAATAATAATTCTCTACTGCTTGGTCAAAGTCAAAGCCTTGAAACAGATACATGTCTAACCCAAAACAGTACTACTGCCTCTACCATGGGTAACCTTCCAGGACCAGATCAAAATCTACTTGCAATGGATCAACTAGTAGAAGTTGATGATATTGAGGATACAGGAAATATGGAAGGAACTGTTCATCAGATTCTGTTGGGAGATGTGCAGACCATTCCAATACAGATTATAGACAACCATCCAACTCTTA TTGAAGAAAATCCAGAAGGTATCATTTCTGTGAGCCAAGTTAAGCAAGAACCCAAAGAACCAGCATTAtctatggaaagaaaaagaaatatggactGTAAAAAATTATCTGCTACATAA